Below is a window of Candidatus Binatia bacterium DNA.
CTTGAGCACGCTCGCGATTTCACTCGCGAGGCGCCCCAGGATCTGCCCCTCGGCGTCCACGACGTACCAATCCTGCGTGATCTCCGAGGCGCGTACCGAGTACGTGCCCATCGATTCGACCTCCACTGACGATTGTTGGAACGAGCAAACGCTAGAGGATACGGGCGCTTACACCACCCTGTCAACCACCGCGGCCGGGACCTCGCCGGGGCGGGCGGCGCCCCGCTCCGTGACCACCCAGGAGACGAACCGCGCGGGGGTGACGTCGAAGGCCGGGTTGCGCCCCAGGACGCCGGGCGCCGCCGTCGGAATCCCGCGCAAGAGCGTCACTTCCGAGGAGTCGCGCTCCTCGATCGGGATCGAGGCACCGTCCTCGAGCGAGGGATCCATCGTGGAGGTCGGGGCCACCACGATGAACGGGACGTCCGAGGCGTGTGCGGCCAGGGCCAGCCCGTAGGTGCCGATCTTGTTCGCGACGTCCCCGTTCCGGGCGATCCGGTCGGCGCCCACGAGCACCGCCTCGATCCCCTCCCGCGCGATCACGTGCGCCGCGGCGCCGTCAGCGATCAGCCGCGGCTGGACTCCGGCGCGCACAAGCTCCCAGGCGGTGAGGCGCGCGCCCTGGAGGAGCGGACGAGTCTCCGTGTGCCACACCTCGACGGCGCCGGGGTGGCGGCGATGCACCTCGAGGATCACGCCGAGCGCGGTGCCGCCGCCGCCCGTGGCGAGCCCCCCGGTGTTGCAGTGCGTGAGGAATCGCCGCCGTCCTCCGAGGAGCGCCGCCCCGTGGGCGGCCATGGCGCGCGACGCGGCGCGATCCTCCTCCCAGATCGCCTCCGCTTCCCGCTGGGCGCGCGCCGCGATCGCGCCCGCGTCCGCCCCTTCCGCGGCGGCCGCGCCGCACGCCGCGAGCGTCCGGTCCACGGCCCACGCCAGATTCACCGCCGTGGGACGCGTCGCGCGAAGGCGCGCGCCCGACTCGCGGAGCGCCGCGAGGAGCGAGGCCGGGTCGCGGGATCCGCCGGCGCGGCGGCGCGCTTCCGCGGCGAGCGCGAGCGCGGCCGCGATCCCGATGGCCGGCGCGCCGCGGACGGCGAGCCGCGCGATCGCGTCGGCCATCGCGGCGGCGCCGTCGATCGCGATCCACGATTCCCGTTCCGGCAGGAGCGTCTGGTCCAGGACCTCGAGCGCGCCCTTCTCGATGCGGAGCGGATCCATGCCGGGCCGGCTCAGGGTTCCCGGACCGATGCTTCGCGCAAGAGCCCGAGCAGATGCTTCAGGTGGCTCAGCGGAAGCCCGACCACGTTGGAATAGGACCCCTCGATCGCCTCCACGAACAGCGCGCCTCCCCCCTGCACGGCGTAGGCGCCGGCCTTGTCGAGCGGCTCTCCGGTGGCGACGTACCGCTCCACCTCCGCCGAGCCGATCCGGGCGAACTTGACGATGCTGCGCACCGCCTCGCCCAGTCCCCGCTCTTCGGCCGGGTCGAGGATGAAGAGGCCGGTCCAGACCTCGTGCACGCGCCCGGACAAAAGCCCGAGCATGCGCGCGGCGTCCGCGCGATCGGCGGGCTTGCCCAGGATGACGCGGTCGATCACCACGACCGTGTCGGCGCCGACGTAGACCGTCTCCTCGGGCGCACCCTCCCCCGTGGGACCCGCTGCCGCGCCCCGGCCGGCGCCCGCGGCTTCGCGGGCCGCCCGCGAAGCGCGCGCCTTTGCTTCCGCCAGGCGCAGCACGTGGGCATCGGGGCGTTCCCCGGGGAGCGCGCTCTCGTCCAGGTCCACCGGCGCGGTCTCGAAGTGGGCCCCCACCAGCGTGAGGAGCTCGGCGCGACGCGGCGAGCGCGACGCGAGCCAGAGCTTGGGGCCGAGCGGATTCAGCAGATTGGGGCGCATGGGCGCCGGACCTCCCCCGGTCTCACGACGGCGTCTCGAGGAGAAAGGTGGCCGGGCCCTCGTTCACGAGCTCGACCCGCATCGACGCGCCGAAGCGGCCGCGGCGGACCGGGACCCCCGAGCCCTCGAGCGCCGCACAGAAGCGCTCGTACGCCGCCTCGGCCGCGACCGGCGGCGCGGCCGGGTCGAACCCCGGCCGGCGGCCTCGGGACACGTCGGCCACCAGCGTGAATTG
It encodes the following:
- the mtnA gene encoding S-methyl-5-thioribose-1-phosphate isomerase translates to MDPLRIEKGALEVLDQTLLPERESWIAIDGAAAMADAIARLAVRGAPAIGIAAALALAAEARRRAGGSRDPASLLAALRESGARLRATRPTAVNLAWAVDRTLAACGAAAAEGADAGAIAARAQREAEAIWEEDRAASRAMAAHGAALLGGRRRFLTHCNTGGLATGGGGTALGVILEVHRRHPGAVEVWHTETRPLLQGARLTAWELVRAGVQPRLIADGAAAHVIAREGIEAVLVGADRIARNGDVANKIGTYGLALAAHASDVPFIVVAPTSTMDPSLEDGASIPIEERDSSEVTLLRGIPTAAPGVLGRNPAFDVTPARFVSWVVTERGAARPGEVPAAVVDRVV
- a CDS encoding Maf family protein, whose product is MRPNLLNPLGPKLWLASRSPRRAELLTLVGAHFETAPVDLDESALPGERPDAHVLRLAEAKARASRAAREAAGAGRGAAAGPTGEGAPEETVYVGADTVVVIDRVILGKPADRADAARMLGLLSGRVHEVWTGLFILDPAEERGLGEAVRSIVKFARIGSAEVERYVATGEPLDKAGAYAVQGGGALFVEAIEGSYSNVVGLPLSHLKHLLGLLREASVREP